The proteins below come from a single Parageobacillus thermoglucosidasius genomic window:
- the dat gene encoding D-amino-acid transaminase — protein MDILLNDSIISREDLTIDLEDRGYQFGDGIYEVVRIYERQLFEWEAHAKRLEYSAKELMISLPVRIEELYQNLLKLIKKSSVSVGYVYIQVTRGTAPRAHGFPENCKPNLIAYAREMARPLMKMKNGVRAVTADDIRWLRVDIKSLNLLGNVLAKQKAIEAKAEEAILIRNGIVTEGSSSNVFAIREGKCFTHPANHYILNGITRQLVLRLLNEIGVAVEEIPITKEELFEMDEIFITSTIHEICPVIEIDGVKIGNGAPGVLTGKLQSLFDKLIFPASSIHYSS, from the coding sequence ATGGATATTTTGTTAAATGATTCCATTATTTCACGAGAAGATCTTACTATTGATCTAGAAGATCGAGGCTATCAATTTGGGGATGGCATATATGAAGTGGTGCGCATTTACGAGCGTCAGCTATTTGAATGGGAGGCACATGCCAAGAGGCTGGAATATAGTGCAAAAGAGCTCATGATTAGCTTGCCGGTAAGAATCGAGGAGTTATACCAAAACCTTTTAAAGCTCATCAAAAAAAGTAGTGTTTCAGTAGGCTATGTATATATACAGGTAACTCGCGGAACAGCTCCAAGAGCGCACGGATTCCCGGAAAATTGTAAGCCGAATTTAATCGCATATGCACGCGAAATGGCACGCCCGCTTATGAAAATGAAGAATGGAGTTCGGGCTGTTACGGCAGATGACATTCGATGGTTAAGAGTGGATATTAAAAGTTTAAATCTTTTAGGAAATGTATTGGCTAAGCAAAAAGCGATTGAGGCGAAGGCAGAGGAAGCAATTCTTATCCGTAATGGCATTGTAACGGAAGGGAGCAGTTCGAATGTATTTGCGATCCGCGAGGGGAAATGTTTTACACACCCAGCGAACCATTACATTCTAAATGGCATTACTCGACAGTTAGTTCTTCGATTATTGAATGAAATAGGTGTAGCAGTCGAAGAAATTCCTATTACCAAAGAAGAATTATTCGAAATGGATGAGATATTTATTACAAGTACTATACATGAGATTTGTCCAGTTATAGAGATTGATGGAGTGAAAATAGGGAATGGAGCCCCGGGAGTACTAACGGGGAAACTTCAATCGTTATTTGATAAACTTATTTTCCCTGCCTCTTCCATTCATTATTCATCATGA
- a CDS encoding PLP-dependent aminotransferase family protein has product MQIAQEFTFSKRFPHLPLVGAAFSGKQSNVIPLSFGFPAPELFPVEQLSSASVTALQTQGKEALQYTGGIGQQKVIQWIKQRALLRSIEVEDSNIMITTGSMQGIDLVTRTLTDPGDHVWIESPSFFGAIRLFLLAEVQLTSFPIDEYGLRVDLVEQALIDARKNNKPIPKFLYVMPNYHNPSGVSLSVERRKKLAELAYEYNFFVVEDDAYVELSFSGKHLPAIYSFGPERVIYLSTFSKIVAPGIRMGWTITDKRILEKMKMLKSDGATSVFVQEITSQFLSNIDFDRHLNQLIHCYRCRRDAMIQSINDYFGDNVSFIIPDGGFFIWLTFPNDVDTTGFLQQSIDRGVSYIDGRHFYFGNVETNHLRLCFTYCNEEQIRKGISWIADSYFEYKKKFDVLGGGV; this is encoded by the coding sequence ATGCAAATAGCTCAAGAGTTTACATTTTCTAAACGTTTTCCTCATTTGCCTTTAGTCGGGGCAGCTTTTTCGGGCAAACAATCAAATGTAATCCCACTTTCATTCGGATTTCCTGCTCCGGAGCTGTTTCCTGTTGAACAATTGTCCAGCGCTTCAGTGACTGCACTACAAACACAAGGAAAGGAAGCTTTACAATACACGGGAGGAATTGGTCAGCAAAAGGTGATTCAATGGATTAAACAACGCGCTTTATTACGTTCCATTGAAGTAGAAGATAGCAATATTATGATTACTACAGGATCAATGCAGGGAATTGACTTAGTCACTAGGACGCTGACAGATCCAGGAGATCACGTTTGGATAGAATCACCTTCTTTTTTCGGGGCAATACGTTTATTCCTTTTAGCAGAAGTGCAATTAACCTCTTTTCCGATTGATGAATATGGATTAAGGGTTGATTTAGTCGAGCAAGCGCTTATTGATGCTAGAAAGAATAATAAACCCATACCGAAATTTTTATATGTTATGCCGAATTATCATAATCCTAGTGGAGTTAGTCTTTCGGTGGAAAGAAGAAAAAAACTTGCTGAACTTGCCTATGAATATAACTTTTTCGTGGTGGAAGATGATGCTTATGTCGAATTAAGCTTTTCAGGGAAACATCTCCCAGCCATTTATTCCTTTGGCCCGGAACGAGTTATCTATCTAAGTACATTTTCTAAAATTGTTGCACCTGGAATACGAATGGGATGGACAATTACTGATAAGCGAATACTAGAAAAAATGAAAATGTTAAAATCTGATGGTGCCACAAGTGTATTTGTACAGGAAATTACTTCTCAATTTTTAAGTAATATTGATTTTGATAGACATCTTAACCAATTAATCCATTGCTATCGTTGTAGGAGAGATGCAATGATCCAATCTATCAATGATTATTTTGGTGATAATGTTTCTTTTATCATCCCAGATGGAGGATTTTTCATTTGGTTAACATTTCCTAACGATGTAGATACGACCGGTTTTTTACAACAATCGATTGACAGAGGTGTCAGTTATATTGATGGAAGACATTTCTATTTTGGAAATGTAGAGACAAACCATCTCCGCCTTTGCTTTACATATTGTAATGAGGAGCAG
- a CDS encoding MFS transporter, translating into MTKKSFYLLAFIVFLSMTGYGIVLPALPYLAEDIGLSSFQMGSLITGWAFAQFIVVPFWGRIIDLIGRKPILIFGLFGFGIAFSLLLFAHTYSQLLLIRIIGAILSTGMLPASYAMVIDYCGKEKRGPALAKLAAANALGFLCGPVVGGIFSPIGVSVPFMIAGLLSFASIPLAWIFLKEPIEKHSEKNVLSFKSSLRIMFHRGYRELFIITFGLAVAASSVFSMLGYFMIDRFNSTASETGIAFSTQSMAAVVIQMFIMGFIYRKFKEEGIAKIGLILETFGYSFIAFSFQLWMIFIGCAFIGAGQALARPTLLAILSRQEKMGKGMVMGLQQSMDSFGRSVGPLLAGWLFTFGSSAPFISSLSICFTLFLFFFYLGARQQNNIEYQNSGGKDGYFVK; encoded by the coding sequence ATGACAAAAAAATCCTTTTATTTATTAGCTTTTATTGTATTTTTATCGATGACAGGATATGGAATCGTATTACCAGCCCTTCCCTATTTAGCAGAAGACATAGGGCTTAGCTCTTTCCAAATGGGTAGTCTTATTACTGGATGGGCTTTTGCACAATTTATCGTCGTTCCTTTTTGGGGAAGGATCATTGACCTAATAGGTAGAAAGCCCATTTTAATTTTTGGGTTATTTGGGTTTGGCATAGCTTTTTCCTTGTTGCTTTTTGCACACACATATAGTCAATTGCTCTTGATTCGAATTATTGGCGCTATTCTTTCAACAGGGATGTTACCTGCTTCCTATGCGATGGTAATTGATTATTGTGGGAAGGAGAAGCGGGGACCTGCACTTGCAAAGTTAGCTGCCGCAAACGCTCTTGGATTCCTGTGTGGTCCAGTAGTTGGAGGGATTTTTTCTCCAATAGGGGTTTCGGTACCATTTATGATTGCCGGCTTATTAAGCTTTGCATCAATTCCACTAGCTTGGATTTTTCTTAAAGAACCAATAGAAAAACATTCTGAGAAAAATGTTTTGTCCTTTAAAAGCTCTCTAAGAATCATGTTCCACCGAGGTTATCGGGAGCTATTTATAATTACCTTCGGTTTAGCTGTGGCTGCTTCAAGCGTATTTTCGATGCTAGGTTATTTTATGATTGATCGATTTAATTCCACTGCAAGTGAAACAGGTATTGCTTTTAGTACTCAATCTATGGCAGCTGTTGTTATTCAGATGTTTATAATGGGGTTTATTTACAGGAAATTTAAGGAAGAAGGAATTGCGAAAATAGGGTTAATACTAGAAACATTTGGGTATTCGTTTATTGCTTTTTCGTTTCAACTTTGGATGATCTTTATTGGCTGCGCTTTTATTGGAGCGGGTCAGGCATTAGCGCGGCCTACTCTGTTAGCTATTTTATCAAGACAAGAAAAGATGGGGAAAGGAATGGTGATGGGGCTGCAACAATCCATGGATAGCTTCGGCCGTAGTGTTGGACCATTGTTGGCTGGCTGGCTTTTTACATTTGGTTCATCAGCACCGTTTATCAGTTCGTTAAGCATCTGTTTTACGCTTTTTCTTTTTTTCTTCTACCTCGGTGCACGTCAGCAAAATAATATTGAGTATCAAAATTCAGGAGGGAAAGATGGATATTTTGTTAAATGA